One Kryptolebias marmoratus isolate JLee-2015 unplaced genomic scaffold, ASM164957v2 Scaffold153, whole genome shotgun sequence genomic region harbors:
- the LOC119616842 gene encoding chondroadherin-like protein has product MPHLHFPDLVWVLLLSLLLICIPVAHTAKCPQQCVCDQILLTVSCVNKNLTNVPSTVDEITVKLDLRSNDLQEVPAGAFKHTPYLTHLSLQRCNIRRVMEGAFRGLGRLVFLNLANNNIEILYQVEAGCPVMSSLFFL; this is encoded by the exons ATGCCCCATCTGCATTTTCCTGACTTGGTGTGGGTTCTGCTGCTCAGCCTGTTGCTCATCTGCATCCCTGTGGCACACACAGCCAAGTGTCCACAGCAGTGTGTTTGTGACCAGATCCTGCTCACTGTCTCCTGTGTTAACAAGAATCTGACCAACGTTCCTTCCACTGTTGATGAG ATCACAGTCAAATTGGATCTTCGAAGTAATGACCTCCAGGAAGTTCCTGCCGGCGCTTTCAAACACACTCCCTACCTTACTCACCTGTCACTGCAGCGGTGCAACATCCGCAGAGTTATGGAGGGGGCTTTCCGTGGCCTCGGCCGCCTGGTCTTCCTAAACCTTGCCAACAACAACATAGAGATACTTTACCAG GTGGAGGCAGGATGTCCAGTTATGTCCTCATTGTTCTTCCTCTGA